The Elaeis guineensis isolate ETL-2024a chromosome 14, EG11, whole genome shotgun sequence genome has a segment encoding these proteins:
- the LOC105057299 gene encoding zinc finger CCCH domain-containing protein 3 isoform X3 encodes MPLGKYYCDYCDKQFQDTPSARKRHLQGIQHQRARALWYDSLKVLVRSVDLTSFLSISGATWWRASSSTRWELGERSLPSFRSHGLNFVETVQSPNFLGNQILSGGMVLDHTGVSWGNIPPSLRPPPEGGYPPLPLVDWG; translated from the exons atgCCATTGGGGAAGTACTACTGCGACTACTGCGACAAGCAATTCCAGGACACGCCCTCCGCCCGGAAGCGCCACCTCCAGGGCATCCAGCACCAGCGTGCCCGCGCCCTCTGGTACGACTCCCTCAAAG TCCTCGTGCGATCTGTGGATTTAACTTCTTTTCTTTCTATCAGCGGAGCCACATGGTGGCGGGCCTCTTCTTCAACCCGATGGGAGCTTGGCGAAAGGAGTCTGCCATCATTTCGTTCGCACG GGTTGAATTTTGTTGAGACAGTACAATCACCTAATTTTTTGGGTAATCAAATTCTGTCAG GGGGCATGGTCTTAGATCACACAGGAGTTTCATGGGGCAACATACCTCCATCATTGAGACCACCTCCAGAGGGGGGTTATCCACCTCTTCCCCTCGTGGACTGGGGATAA
- the LOC105057299 gene encoding zinc finger CCCH domain-containing protein 3 isoform X2 — translation MPLGKYYCDYCDKQFQDTPSARKRHLQGIQHQRARALWYDSLKAEPHGGGPLLQPDGSLAKGVCHHFVRTGTCKYGDACKYFHPKQDVASPTPAVSGLNFVETVQSPNFLGNQILSDHTGVSWGNIPPSLRPPPEGGYPPLPLVDWG, via the exons atgCCATTGGGGAAGTACTACTGCGACTACTGCGACAAGCAATTCCAGGACACGCCCTCCGCCCGGAAGCGCCACCTCCAGGGCATCCAGCACCAGCGTGCCCGCGCCCTCTGGTACGACTCCCTCAAAG CGGAGCCACATGGTGGCGGGCCTCTTCTTCAACCCGATGGGAGCTTGGCGAAAGGAGTCTGCCATCATTTCGTTCGCACG GGAACCTGCAAGTATGGAGATGCATGTAAATATTTTCATCCAAAGCAAGATGTTGCAAGTCCAACTCCAGCGGTATCCG GGTTGAATTTTGTTGAGACAGTACAATCACCTAATTTTTTGGGTAATCAAATTCTGTCAG ATCACACAGGAGTTTCATGGGGCAACATACCTCCATCATTGAGACCACCTCCAGAGGGGGGTTATCCACCTCTTCCCCTCGTGGACTGGGGATAA
- the LOC105057299 gene encoding zinc finger CCCH domain-containing protein 3 isoform X1 — protein sequence MPLGKYYCDYCDKQFQDTPSARKRHLQGIQHQRARALWYDSLKAEPHGGGPLLQPDGSLAKGVCHHFVRTGTCKYGDACKYFHPKQDVASPTPAVSGLNFVETVQSPNFLGNQILSGGMVLDHTGVSWGNIPPSLRPPPEGGYPPLPLVDWG from the exons atgCCATTGGGGAAGTACTACTGCGACTACTGCGACAAGCAATTCCAGGACACGCCCTCCGCCCGGAAGCGCCACCTCCAGGGCATCCAGCACCAGCGTGCCCGCGCCCTCTGGTACGACTCCCTCAAAG CGGAGCCACATGGTGGCGGGCCTCTTCTTCAACCCGATGGGAGCTTGGCGAAAGGAGTCTGCCATCATTTCGTTCGCACG GGAACCTGCAAGTATGGAGATGCATGTAAATATTTTCATCCAAAGCAAGATGTTGCAAGTCCAACTCCAGCGGTATCCG GGTTGAATTTTGTTGAGACAGTACAATCACCTAATTTTTTGGGTAATCAAATTCTGTCAG GGGGCATGGTCTTAGATCACACAGGAGTTTCATGGGGCAACATACCTCCATCATTGAGACCACCTCCAGAGGGGGGTTATCCACCTCTTCCCCTCGTGGACTGGGGATAA